Part of the Lycium ferocissimum isolate CSIRO_LF1 chromosome 6, AGI_CSIRO_Lferr_CH_V1, whole genome shotgun sequence genome, TGAGATAGAAATCGATGATGTTCTGATTGTGGGGATCTGGGAAATGGGTGGAATCGGTAAAACAACAATAGCACTAGCAATCTTTCATACCCTATCTTATCAATTTGAAGCTGCTTCTTTTCTTGCGGATTTTAAAgaatatgacaaaaagaatatcctttacaaaatatCCTTCTGTCTGAACTGTTAGGAGAAAAAGATAATTACGTCAAGAACAAGCAAGAGGGGAAGTTCATGATTTTGAGCAGACTTTGTTTTAACAAGGTGCTAATTGTGCTTGATGACACAGATTATAATGATCAAAAGTTTCGAGCTCACCTAAATAGACGAGTCAAAACCTTATATAGCTTCAGGGGCCTGTCCTTGAAATTCCCGAATTAGCCTTGATTTAATGTTTCCCTACGAGCTGCTGTGCGGTCATGCAGCTGAAGTCCCAAACACACAGCGAAATCCCAAACGCGCACTAACTGCGCAGCCCTGTCCGCAGCTTGTTCACTCACTGCCTTGCCTGCACGATGGGCATTCACGCacctttattttcttcaattttttactTGCTTCTTCTTTGTTTCATCCATTTTGCTCTCAAGTTAGGCTCCTCTTCACCTAGATACAAAGCGATATAAATTAGCAATCATTTGAAATCTCTAACTTCACATGAAAATCGCATCAAATAAGCTCACAAAACTTGAGGAATATATAACTATCAACACCCCCAACCCagttattatagtttcttgtactGGTATATATAGTCAAAGTTCTGAAGCTAAACCCTTGTTTAATTCGTTTGTGTTTTCAGTTAAGAGACAATGTCAAAAAGCAAAAGGAATTACAGAGAAATATGTCAATGGATCCCGCTAAATATGTTACTGATCTAGGAATCCTTCTGCTATGTATAGAAGATAAATTTCCTGAATACAGCGAGGAAGAAATAGAGTTGATGAAGACAGAGCTATGGTTTCTGGAGAAATTTCTCCTGTTGGAGAGTGAAGACCTGCAAATAAATATCAAAAGTGTTCTGGAATTTGCAGCACGTGTGTTCGACTCTGGCTGTAAATTTCACTACTCTGATGTGCTAGAAACCATTAAGTTTCTCAGGTACAATATCCCAGACGAGTGTGGTTGTTATTTTGAAACTACAGCTCCAGCTGTTACTACGAATCCTCTGACACACGAACCTGTGGTGGAATACATAGACAAGGTTGTACAGAATGCCAAGGACCTGCTGATTGTACGCCTCGGCGACAAGCCACCTGCTGTGTCTAATGAGGCACAGAGCAGCACATATTCTTCTGCCAAGGCTCAAGTTGAATTGGTCGAAAAGGAGTTGAGAGCACTCAAGAACTTTGTGCGCTTTCTCGGAAAGATATGCAGTTCAGAACAAGACTGCTGGCAAACTTTCTTGCGTCATGCTGATTATGTGGCTACCTACACAGCAATTGCATTCTACATCAGTATGGGATGTAGCCTTCCTGATAAACTGGAGGAAATGATTCAACGTATTAAGCGACGCTTCCGAGTCATCTGCACAGACATCCAGAGATATTTAAAGTTATCATCAGGCACTTTCGCCCTCATGTCCCTGATTGAAGCAGCGGATGAATTCATGCAAACTCTTCAGCAAATGTCCATGGAGTTAACAGAGTCTTCTTCCTTGACTGTACATCAAGAAGAATCCCTTGCAGAACAGCTTAAATCGTTGAGAATTTTTGTGAATGAGTTACCGTTGATTAATGACATTCAGGATGAGATGAAGATGGATTTCTGCAAACTGCTTTTGAGGGAGGTCATTCATGCTGCACTTGTTGTCTACTCATTTGGAGATAGCAACAAGGAAGATTGGCATCAAGAATTACTTTTGGTCATTGACAATGTCAAAACAGACATTTATCGCAAGATCCGAGAGTGGGTAACATCCCATTTGCCTAAAGATGATAAATTGGTCTTTTCCAGTTACTTTCTTGACAGTTTGAAGGGGTTCCTTTCTGGTTATTCTGCTTCACTTGCTTCTGTCAAGAATCAACTTGAAGTAATCAATGAGGAGCTGAAATTTTTTGAGCCTTTCCTGATGCGTGTAGCAGAACAAGTCTATAACAAGCATAATGAACTTCAAAATATTGTTGGAAGAGTCGTTGATAAGGCTTATGAGGTAGAGTACATACTTGATTCATTTGCAATTGGAGATGTACCTCTTACTTATCTTACAATGTGGCTCTCGGAAATCAAAAGGGAGATTGATCTCATTAAGAAAGAGTTGACCGAATCCGAGAAAAAGAATATGACAAGTGGTACCAGCAAAGAGCTCATTGGTTTTGGGGATGTCTGGATAACTATAAAAGATCGACTAGTTCGGGGAGAAAAAAAACTGGATGTTGTTTCCATTGTGGGTATGGCCGGATCAGGGAAAACGACCCTTGCTCGAAGTTTTGTCAATGATAATGTAATTGTTTCCCATTTTGATTTCTGGGCAGAGTGCCGTGTTTCACAAGAATACACGCGTAAAGACTTGCTATTTTCCATTTTGAGTTCTGCTAATCATAATGAGCCCATTGAAATTAGTAAAAGAGATGCTGGTGAATTAGCTGATAGACTACGAAAATTCTACTGCCAAAGAGATACCTCTTAATCATTGACGACGTGTGGAGAGTAGAAGCATGGGAGGACTTGAAATCATGCTTTCCTGATAATGGAAAAGGTAGCAGAATCATTTTGACCAGCAGACATAAAGAAGTTGCTGTGCATGCTACATGTGTCACTGAACCCTATAATTTGCGTAGTCTGGACGATTCAGAAAGTTGGTTGTTACTACAAAAAAAGGTATTCGGGGAAGCAAATTGCCCAGAAGAGCTAAATGAAGTTGGGCAAAAAATAGCAAAGAAGTGTAAAGGGCTACCACTTTCTATTGTTTTAGTGGCTGGTCTTCTAGCAAAGATGGATAAGACAGAAAGATGTTGGATGCGGATAGAATTAAGTATTGGTGAACAGGTGCAGGATGCCGCAAAGGAATTAGTAAAATTAAGTTACAATGATTTACCTTATAAACTGAAGCCgtgttttttatattttggagCATTTTTAGAGGACAGAGAAATTTCTGTGTCAAAAATAACAAGCTTATGGATCGCTGAGAGATTCATAAAAAATGATGAGGAGAAAAGTTTGGAGGATATGGCAGAACATTACTTGGAGGATCTTATTGGAAGAAACCTCGTTATGGTAAGTAAGAGGAGATCAACCGGGAAGATCAAAACATGTCGTGTGCACGATATAATGCTCGAGTTCTGCAAGGAGAAAGCTGAGAAAGACAATTTCCTTTTGTGGCAAAAAAGGTACTTACCTCTTTATTTGTTTCTCTAAGTTTTGATTAGTCATCTGTTTTGTCTTGTTCCTTATCTACTTAAATTTTCTATGTAGAGACCGAGATGCCAATTATCCACATTTTTATTCCGAAAATCCTGTGCACCGCCGCTTATCATTTTGTTCTAATCAAGATGATCTTTCTGGATGGAGGCCATCTTGCTCACACGCTCGTTCAATGTTATTCAGGGAGCTTAGCAATAATACATGCTCTTCAATGGGACATGCCTCTACCATCTTCGACAACTTCAAATTTCTCAGGGtgttggatttggagtttgtTGATGTGAAATCTTTTCCCACTGAACTTAAGCTTCTGAAGTACCTTGCTGTTCAAACCACTGAGGATTCTATCCCATCATCCATAGAAAACCTCTTGAATCTTCAAACGTTCATTGTCAAAAGAAATGCAGGACAGGTACTGTTGCCAGATACTCTTTGGAAGCTGAGTAAGTTGAGAAATATAAGCATTAGTGACAGTGCTTTGTTTGATTTGCGTGATGCACAAGAATCTCCTGATGAAAGATTCTCAAAACTGGACAATTTGGCAACACTTTCCTCAATATATGTTTCCAATGCGGACAACATGGAGAGGATAGCAGGAAGAACACCCAATCTTCGGAAGTTAAGATGCATATTTGCCGATTCAGGGCGTTGGGGAGAGAATGAAAATCGTTTCCCTGTATTTGACTCATTATCTCAACTTGAAACACTAAACGCGGTCTTCACCAGTATTCCAGAGATAGGTCCTTCAAGATTAAACTTTCCAATGAATCTTAAGAAATTGACATTATGCAAATTTCCTCTGCCGTCTGTTGAGATTTCTACCATTGCCAACCTTCTCAACCTTGAGGTACTTAAACTGCAACAAGTCGTCTTCGAGAGGGATGAATGGGAAGTTAGAGATAATGGGTTCCATCAGCTAAAATTCTTGGAACTAGAAAATCTCAAACTCTCAAAATGGGTAGTGTCTGAGGAAGCCTTCAGTTGCCTCAAGAAATTGGTTCTGGATAGGTGTTTACATCTCGAAGCAATCCCTGATTGTTTTGAGGAACTGGGTCATTTGCAATACATTGAGGTAAAATCATGCAGTGAAGACGTTTCCAACTCAGCCAGGAATATCAAAAAAACAAGAGTTGGTAACGGGCACAAATGCGACGTTAAAGTCTTTTCTTAGCATTGAAATATTAGGGCTGCAAGTCTGCAACCTTCAGTTCATTTCCAATCTGATTGCAGGTACAATTTTAAGCAAATACTGCTATTTTATCACTCATTTCTGCTCCCTTGAATATATTTTCTTGTTGACATGCTTGTACATATTCGGTTTAAAACTTTAGCGGTTCTTAAAAGAAATTCCAAGTAAAATTTCTTTACAATTCCagtaaaaaattatatttacaGCAAAAAGTTGTAAGGGGGTTTTAGGCGGAGGAAGTGACCTTATGTGTTGAAATTTTCCATTTCTCTGAGGATCAGTTATGAGTGACctcatccttctttctttctgggtttttttttttttttaatttttttttttgtgagctTATGCGTTGTATTGTGTTTTTGGTTATTGCAGCTATTGTTTGTTGTTGCTGGTTGTAGCAGAGGGGTGTTTGCTGCTTTGTCTCTCCACTGTAATACTTTTGGGGCTTGTTTCACTAGTAGTCTTATGGACTTTTCTGATAAGCTATGACGTTGCTGGTTGTAGCAGAGGGGTGTTTGCTGCTTTGTCTCTCCTGTAATACTTTTGTGGCTTGTTTCACTAGTAGTCTTATGGACTTTTCTGATAAGTTATGACTTCATTTACTTTTAACGTTTATGGATTGGTATATGAATTTTGTTTAAGAAAGTTATGACTTCATTTCTTTTTAATGTTTATGGATTGGTCCGGCTCTTCATCGGACCCCGCACATaacgggagcttagtgcactgggttgccctttttttgtttgtttatggATTGGTGGAATGTTGTTGATTTTTTCACGATATTTTATGAAACCTCCTTTTTACAAATATGAtgttatattgggtatgttTTCGTTGATGATGTTATGTTTCCTCCTTAATATGGATTGTTAGGAGGTTTGTTAATCTGTATCTCAAGATACTTTTAATACTCCAGTTTTGTTTATGAGTATGTTGGCAATGCCTATATACTTGTGTAACTTCACGTTCGATTTTTGCACTTTATTTTATGAAAGGTGCCATTCTTTTTTACATGAAACAAGCCATAGGCATTCTATGGTTTATTACCAACCCCCccccacacccccccccccccccccttgccccacccccaaaaaaaaaaaaatgctctcCATTTTGAGAGTTTTGAGATCTTCTAGTTTCAAGAACTTGAGTTGAGGGAACTGGTCTGCTCTCACTTCCCAATCTTCCCCTTCAAAGTTGCAATTTAAGTACCTCAAGAAGTGAGAAGGTTGACAATGGTTGAAATTTCAGAAAGTGGCAGAGGAAAAATGCATAAAGTCAATTTCTTGAGACGCACAGGAAAGTTTAATGGTGAAGGACCCATCTTTGGAATACAGATTAAGAGCACCTTCAGCATTTCAAGTTGAGATAATGAGTTTAATGCAGGGAACTGATTGTCATCTTTCACCAACCCCATGAATTGGCAAATATGCATTGTAACTTTTGAAGATTGGGCGTTTAGCTCACTATCCTCTCCACCTTCTCCGCGCTAGAGAGAAAATATTGCCAAATTTTCCAATTTTGAAGGAATTCATGTGCTCGTTACAAATTGAACATAGCTCTGTCAATAATGCGTACATGTCTTAGCTTGCAGCTTCTAGAAAGTATCAGGAAACTACCAGAGTTGCAAGATTGTAAAGATTTCTGTTTGAAGATGGGATAGAACCCTCACCAGTTTGAGCAGCAAAGTACCTCAATTAAGTTTGGTAGGAAAGAATCGACAACAATGGACTCCAAATCCAACACCCTAAAGCCTAAGATGACAGATACATGTGCCATTGAAGAGAATGTATCTGCATTCACCTCCCTAAATAGTACAGAACGAGCATGCGAGCATGACAGGCTTCATCCATCAAGATTGTCGACCCAACAGCAATGGAATAATAATTGGCATGGCGTGGGCTTTTGAGTATAAAATGTAGAGGGATGGCACATAATCTCTCACGATGAAGAaattaagtatgacaagaacaAAGGCAAAAGTCTGATTCAATATAAAGTAAGAGAAGTATTTAAAGAGATAAATACCTTTTTATCTTGCATAAAGGAATTTCGTGCTTTTTCTTTGCAGAACAATAGGCCATGTACAGGACATGCTTTGATCTTCCTCGTGGATCTTTTTTTAGTGTCCATGACTAGGTTTCTTCCAATAAGATCCTTCAAGTAATCTTCAACAATATCCTCCAAAGCCTTCTCATTGTCATTTTTAACTTTGAGACTGATATCTACCTGTCCTCTTGAAATGccccaaaatataaaaagtataGTTCAAGTTTACAAGGTAAGTTTCTATAGCTTAGCTGTACTATATCCTTTGTGCCACCATGGACGGGTGCACCTAAACTTCTTTCCATTTCTTTCTAACAAACattattctttcttctttatccTTCCAAAGTGTAAAGGGCTACCACCTTACAGGGTTGTATTCTTGGAAAGTGCTATTCAGATTCAGCTAAGGGAAGATACAATTCAACACAGCTAAAGGAACAGGAATTAGAAGTTAGTTGACAAGGCACTGGAAGTTAGTTAATTAGTTGGACAGGTCAACAAAGTTAGTTAGAATCTGTTAATGAGTTGTTAGCAGCCCTTTACACTTCTGTGCTATTTCTTGACAGGACTTTCCTTAGCTCAGGAGGGCAGATGTTTTTTCCAGATATCTTTTTCTATAATAACAACCGACTTCTTCATTATTCAACCATCGATCTCATCGAAGATCATGGGTATCAGTAACACATTATGTGTAATCAACAACTTCCCAATGTCTGGAGGTCAGAATGATTTTATTACCATTTGTAGCACTGGAGAGCATAATCTTAAACCATCCCATGCATTTACTTCCTACATGTCGTCAATGATTAAAAGACGTCTCTTTGACAATAGAGATTTTCAGTCTATCAGTTAATACATCCTCATGTTCGTTTCTAAGATCAGTATGCCCATCCAAAGCACTTCTCAGAAAGAAAAGCAGCAACTCTCTGTGTGTGTATAGCTGAGAAACACAATACTCTGCTCGAAAATCAAAGCGAGAGACAATTGACTCATCTCTGTACAGGCATTCCAGAAATGGAGACAACATATAGCTGAGGTGTCCCACCAACTAGTTGATATTTCATAGTTTGCCTAACATCCTCAAAATCCACCTGTTCTTCACAGGACCTAGGAGTATCAGTCAATCGAGGTGACACAAGAGTGGGGGAAGCAATTCCCGTATTCTTTTTTCACTGGGGTTTGCTCAACTGTCCTAATAAGCTTAATCTCCTCTGTGATGTCCGACAGCCACCATATAAGATGAGTAAGAGGAACATCTTGAACTACACAGAGTCAACTATATATCAAAGACTTCTGCAGCAAGACCTTGAAGTGTGTTATGCTTATTATTGCCTTGTTCTCTAACTCTTCAAGTTGGTTCTTTATAGATGAAAGTCAATCAGAATGGCTGCTACGGAGCTCCTTCAAGCTGCCTAAAAGGAAACATAAGAAGTCCAGTGCCTCATTCTTAACCAAATGGAACTGCACCCATGCTCGGATCTCTAGATAAATCACTTTCTTGACATGTTGAATCTCATCAACCAAAAAAAGTAGTTCTCGCTTCAGAGCTTCCTTGTCCATGTTGCCATCACACAATGAGTAAACGACAAATCCAGCATCAAATGACCACGGTCTCCATTTTTACAAAATACAGATCCTCATATCCTCCAGAATGTTGTTAGTCAATGGCAACTAAATGTTAATAGTTCTCAACGTGTTAAGATGCTCAGCAAGGGTCTCCATTTGATCCTTAGTCTAGGGAAAAATCCCTCTTAACTGGATCCACATGTCCAGAAGAGTATCAGTGAATCCAACAGCTTCAACTGAGGACAAGTGAGGAGTGTCACAAAACCTTAAATTTCACAGCATGTGAATATAGATGCCGTGAACCCCGGGCTCAGTAGGCCTAATCTTTTTCCCCAGCAAATCAGAAAGCAAATTAGTAACTTCAAGAGTTATGGATTTGTCAAGCAAATACAAGAAGGAGCATGAGTAGCCACAACTTCTACATGGCCCCATAAACTATACCAGCAGCTTGGTTTTTCTGATTTGCATATTTTTTCTCAGAAAGAAAACAATGTATTGATTGCTCTCAGCTTCATTTCTACCACTTCGATTTGATCCTTGACTTGATAATATATGATCACTGAAAAGCGGGCAACAATCATATTCTTGAGATTCTGCACAACATTGCCTACAAATTCAGCCACGAGTTCATGGGTCAGTGGACTAGTAAGCGGAGGTGCTTGATATGAATCTGAATTTCAGGCCTGGAAAACCGGAATCATTTCTAGCACATCCGATGTGATGGAGTCGAACTCAGGAGCCACGACTGTTTTACACCACATGAGATAATGAAGACAGGCCGAGTCCTAGACGTTCCATCAAAATTTTGATGTTTCTTTGCAGGGCTAGATGCTTCTTTCAAGTCTGCTTTCCCTTTCAGAGGAGAAATGTACTCAGAAAGGAAGAAACCACAATTTTGTTTTAAcagtatttattcttttctttttgggacCTATTCAGGGGCGGAGCCACGTTAGTTCCAGGGGgtatccgaaccccctcggcgaaaaattacaATGTATTTTcgaagttaaaattattttattatgtatatataatatatgttgaAACCACAATTctgtatttaaaaaattttgaacccctagattcttttctttttgggacCTATTAAATCATACTCATTTTCAATCCTTTGAAGAATACTTAGTGGATCACTAACGCAAACCGTTTCAACTGACATTTCTCTGTGATTTCTTTTGTATTCGTGATTGTTGCTCAACTGGAAATCCAAAGGAAATATTAGCTTTATTTCCAGGATATTTTTGACTTAAAATTAATTTGCTCCTCTTTTTACATTAAAAAAGTTGAGCTTGAATCATGAGTTAGGACCATAACTAGTCTTTATTACAAAAGTTGAGCTTGAATCATGAGTTAGGACCATAACTAGTCTTTATTATGAATATATTGCAAGAAGAAATTGATGTAATCAACAATTATTTTGCAACTAGTTTAGAAAATATTCGCAATTGAACGTTAAAATGTTATATCTTCATGGGAATGTGAACTTAGTGAAACTTTGGACATACAGAACAATAAAAGAATTTTAGTAATGTCCCAGTCCAAAATGTGGTTTAACGACGCCCAATTTGAACTTTAGAACTGAACTTTTTTTACTAATGGAAGGAGTGTTCTAACAAAAGTGATTTGATTATTTGAATGAGGATTAGCTAGTTTGTTTGCAATCCTAATCTTTTTTTTCCAGTATCAGTAACTTTGACAAGATAATTACACTACCCATAGCATTTTAAATGTCTTGAATGATGTTTGAAAGTTGATTTATTATTCAAAACACatctctctctttattttcaCAACCCCACACCCCGCATTTGGTcaaatcaaaaaggaaaaaacaaattcataaatattttgtgCAGACCTGAATCCTTGAAGAATCAGACAATCAAGGAACACATGCATCAGCAAATATTATGAATAATAGTGGAAAAAAGGAtaatattgaaaattttaacaGTACAattaatcatcatatcatatcatatattattAAAAGTGGGAAGCCCCAAAGATGAAAGTTGGATTATgaaaatatccttcaaaaatTGATCGACTAAATTACCCCTCATCCAAACACTATTTCTATAACATTTTAATACTACCAAATAGTAAATTGCACCTCTAATAAATAGAAGAAATAAATGATCAAATGAAAAGTCATAGATTACTTTTTGGAGTTACTTTCATTTTCCAGTAAGTATTGTGTTTATTCATTGTCAATAATTGTCAACTTTTTATCTTTTGCAAGGAGTTTTTGTACGATTTTTTGTGTAGAAGTTAAGTATATGGTTGAAAgttgaaataaatatttatctTATGCTTAGTCAAATTACTTTTCTTTATCATTAacgttataccccattttaaccgagTTAAAGCGGAGTATAACATATTGGTAATTCCtaattatttaacttaaggagtcgctacctaattattttaatggtgaattaggacacctaattattaacgAAGATAAAGCTAAACTAAACTCCATTTTTAAGGTCTTACGAGCCTAataaattctaggtaagggttctaaatatcctaatgggaaggtgttaagcatccATTAGAATCCGTTAATTACGGTtaaccggccaaacttaggttgaTTAATGCATGATCcaaatatttatgaaaatagtGTTTAGATACTCTACgtatttaagaaaaataacttataattaacaaatgtaaaatattattatatgaatGAATACTACTCGTCAAATTAAAATTACACTAAAgatcaaaacatgaaaaaaaataaaaaataaaaattagtatGTTAAAGTTAAATGTCCTTTGAAGAACTTCGCGGttgaatttaagaaaaaaacttgATTCTCAATGGATATTTGAAATAGGCATGGATAAAACTTTGAGAACGTCATTTCTTACAAGCAAGCTAAACTTCGACCTCTTAAATGAATTAGAGAAGGGTAAAACCATTttcagggaaaaaaaaaaaattgaacccaaAGTTAGGTAGAAATGGATTTAGAATGGGATAATAATTTCAATAGTTTTCTAACTCTACTAAAATGTAGAGATTCGGTTTAGATTCAAACCTTTTAGAAACAGTTTTGCCTTGAAACTTATTAACTCatttatggaagaagaaagaaaagaaataccAGTCACCAAACCTCAATATAATCGCAAAACTTTAAGCTCGCACAAACTCTATCCGATTAATTCTCAAAAGACTTATGAGATTAAAAGCTTTAAGATAGGAAAATacgccccaaaaaaaaaatgttcaacAACCCTTTTTAAAATCTGAACTTGTCTTAAACATTATAAAAGAAGGAGATGACTTATGATTGAAATGACCAAAAATACTGAAAATTCGATATGTCTTTTAACCAATTAGATTAACGATCccgaataattaaataaacttAGTTACTAATCTAACTCAAGAAAAAGGGCTCATAATAGACAATCTcaaacttgagaaaaaaaaatcaaatcacaCACAGATAAGGCAATAATCTCTAAAGAGATATAATGAATAACAAAGAAGAAAGGACGCCATAGGTGACCCCAAatgttttgcaaattttctcGTTGTTCCGGGCATTCTAGGGAAGATGATGAATGACGACTCCAAGCACGGATATGTCGAGGGTATGTCGAGTGTCGTCTTGAGACTTCCAATTTTGCGAGAGTCCCGAATTAGGACTCCATTTGCTCCAAAGTGGACatgtaaaagaaaaggaaataaagattAGCGGGGCAGCCTCAAAAGGTGCTATTCAAAGAAAACACTCAAAGCCAAACACGAAGACAATTTACAACCATAGCAGCTAAAGAATATATAACCAGGAAAACCTTATTAAACATGATTCGTAAACATTTTTAACAAAACAAGAGTGGTTATACATAGTCTAATAGTGTATCATATTTAACAGTAAAGAAAAACCATGGAAGAGATTTAGGCTTTGATAGACTTGACTTTCCACTTTTTGTCTAACTCTTGCACAAAAGGACTGTGACTAAAAAAAATCATCCTAAAACGTTCCATCAAAACAATGATGAAATAATGAAACTATATTATTACATTAAGATGGGGACTAATATATGACGTTTAATACTTTAACATTATGGTGAAACAGAGGACTGTACATTCCATCAAAGACATTTAAGTACATGGATTAGCACTTGTTCATTTCCATATGGACAACaactaaaaaaaatactccTAATGAAGCAGCAAGCACAAAATGTCAACTCGTACTCACAACACCAAAGATTTAGAATAAACACATCGGATATCTCTTTtcataatacaaaaataaacaaCGCTCGAAAGAAACTAACGGCAATTCACAGAATCATAAATGTATCGAAAACTacaatggaagaagaaaggacGGTTTACCGACCTTTTTGCGGTGCAGTGAACGGGGCTTTTGGATCTCCGACTTACTCTAAAAAACGAACGACGCTCAGATCCGAGATACTAAATactttgaggaaaaaaaataataataagaaggaGGTAATGGTTTCAACAAGAGAAGTGGTTGCTCCAAAAAAGTTCCCCCCTTCGAGCAAGGCTCGTTAAACAGAGAGCAAAAGTACTAGTGTAGTTGATAAAATACAAGCAAACGAGACTGAACAATAGAAGTCTTAGAGAGATTTTTGATGGTATTCAAAGCTTGCTTTTTGCTGGAGTCCAAAGTAGTTTTTATAGGAGTAGAAAATTAGGGTTTGCTTTAGGCGGGATTTTGAACACCATGCTTGAGACTTAGTCAACACGACCGTTTGAATTTGAACGTTGGATTTGGACGTCTTACCCGATATGGTGATACCTTGACTGGAATGGAGAGATTTGTCATACCTTGAAGCATGAAAACGGGAAGATGAGATAGAGACGCACCTAGAGAAGTCCCCTTTGTACAAAAATGGTGAAAACAAAGTTCACTTTCGGCTGAAGGAGTTTGGCATTTTTTCTGAGAGAGGAAATGGGAGGAAGAGGCAAAGGGCCGCAGCTGCCCCTCACCAAATGAAACCCTAGAATAGAATTAAAAATGAGACTTAATAAGGTCCATCAGATCATTTTTATTAAATGGTCTAGATTGACTCTTCAATAGTGGCTTTAGAGGGCCTTTTGGGCTGATCTGAATAGGCTTAGTTTGGGCTGAATATTAGAGCCAACTTGGGCCGAAAATATGGGCCTTGGGCGTGGacttttcctttcttccttTAATTTCTTTAACTTCTAAATTTGAATGAAAGACACTCTTTAGTTAATCATATATTAACGCGTGctaaaatattacttaatataaaaatatatttatttgcattcaaatgaaaaattatatgaTATCGTAATAGTTGTGCGATaatatttaaaagttaaaaaataagcaaatgCTATCGtttaattgtataaaataaatgcgatg contains:
- the LOC132061474 gene encoding LOW QUALITY PROTEIN: putative late blight resistance protein homolog R1A-3 (The sequence of the model RefSeq protein was modified relative to this genomic sequence to represent the inferred CDS: inserted 1 base in 1 codon) is translated as MGGIGEKDNYVKNKQEGKFMILSRLCFNKLRDNVKKQKELQRNMSMDPAKYVTDLGILLLCIEDKFPEYSEEEIELMKTELWFLEKFLLLESEDLQINIKSVLEFAARVFDSGCKFHYSDVLETIKFLRYNIPDECGCYFETTAPAVTTNPLTHEPVVEYIDKVVQNAKDLLIVRLGDKPPAVSNEAQSSTYSSAKAQVELVEKELRALKNFVRFLGKICSSEQDCWQTFLRHADYVATYTAIAFYISMGCSLPDKLEEMIQRIKRRFRVICTDIQRYLKLSSGTFALMSLIEAADEFMQTLQQMSMELTESSSLTVHQEESLAEQLKSLRIFVNELPLINDIQDEMKMDFCKLLLREVIHAALVVYSFGDSNKEDWHQELLLVIDNVKTDIYRKIREWVTSHLPKDDKLVFSSYFLDSLKGFLSGYSASLASVKNQLEVINEELKFFEPFLMRVAEQVYNKHNELQNIVGRVVDKAYEVEYILDSFAIGDVPLTYLTMWLSEIKREIDLIKKELTESEKKNMTSGTSKELIGFGDVWITIKDRLVRGEKKLDVVSIVGMAGSGKTTLARSFVNDNVIVSHFDFWAECRVSQEYTRKDLLFSILSSANHNEPIEISKRDAGELADRLRKXLLPKRYLLIIDDVWRVEAWEDLKSCFPDNGKGSRIILTSRHKEVAVHATCVTEPYNLRSLDDSESWLLLQKKVFGEANCPEELNEVGQKIAKKCKGLPLSIVLVAGLLAKMDKTERCWMRIELSIGEQVQDAAKELVKLSYNDLPYKLKPCFLYFGAFLEDREISVSKITSLWIAERFIKNDEEKSLEDMAEHYLEDLIGRNLVMVSKRRSTGKIKTCRVHDIMLEFCKEKAEKDNFLLWQKRDRDANYPHFYSENPVHRRLSFCSNQDDLSGWRPSCSHARSMLFRELSNNTCSSMGHASTIFDNFKFLRVLDLEFVDVKSFPTELKLLKYLAVQTTEDSIPSSIENLLNLQTFIVKRNAGQVLLPDTLWKLSKLRNISISDSALFDLRDAQESPDERFSKLDNLATLSSIYVSNADNMERIAGRTPNLRKLRCIFADSGRWGENENRFPVFDSLSQLETLNAVFTSIPEIGPSRLNFPMNLKKLTLCKFPLPSVEISTIANLLNLEVLKLQQVVFERDEWEVRDNGFHQLKFLELENLKLSKWVVSEEAFSCLKKLVLDRCLHLEAIPDCFEELGHLQYIEVKSCSEDVSNSARNIKKTRVGNGHKCDVKVFS